From Heliomicrobium modesticaldum Ice1, a single genomic window includes:
- a CDS encoding isoprenyl transferase: MPPSFWPFGRSKDAEPEQALIQKIDPHRIPRHVAIIMDGNGRWAKRRGLPRVAGHRAGVQSLRRVLETCEEFNIRYLTVYAFSTENWKRPADEVNALFDLLVEYLQRELGTLHDKGVQIRAIGKVSELPENPRKELERAVRHTANNDKLILNVALNYGGRIEIVEAVKAIARQARDGQIDPERIDEALLNRHLYTADVPDPDLLIRPSGELRLSNFLLWQSAYTEIWVTPTLWPDFGRKEMVQALVDYQGRDRRFGGVKV, from the coding sequence TTGCCACCATCGTTTTGGCCCTTTGGCCGATCAAAGGATGCCGAGCCGGAGCAGGCGCTGATTCAAAAAATTGACCCTCATCGTATACCCCGGCATGTGGCCATCATCATGGACGGCAATGGTCGGTGGGCGAAACGCAGGGGATTGCCGCGCGTCGCCGGGCACCGGGCGGGTGTGCAGTCTCTGCGCCGCGTCTTGGAGACCTGTGAGGAATTCAATATTCGCTATCTTACCGTCTATGCCTTTTCCACGGAGAACTGGAAACGCCCTGCTGACGAGGTGAACGCGCTCTTTGACCTGCTTGTCGAGTACCTGCAACGGGAACTGGGCACCCTCCATGACAAAGGGGTGCAGATACGGGCTATCGGCAAAGTTTCCGAATTGCCCGAAAATCCCAGGAAAGAATTAGAACGCGCTGTTCGCCATACGGCCAACAATGACAAATTGATTCTTAACGTGGCCCTGAACTACGGCGGACGGATCGAGATAGTCGAAGCAGTCAAGGCTATCGCCCGCCAGGCCCGCGATGGACAGATCGATCCTGAGCGCATCGATGAGGCGCTCTTGAACCGGCATCTCTATACGGCCGATGTGCCCGATCCCGACTTGCTGATCCGGCCGTCAGGCGAATTGCGGCTCTCCAATTTTCTGCTCTGGCAGTCGGCCTATACGGAGATCTGGGTCACACCCACCCTCTGGCCTGATTTCGGGCGGAAAGAGATGGTCCAGGCGCTCGTCGATTATCAGGGACGGGACCGGCGCTTTGGTGGAGTCAAAGTCTAG
- a CDS encoding phosphatidate cytidylyltransferase: MLWKRVVSALIGVPLLVAVIWAGGWAMTAAVMVLAVGGYHEYLQMVRRIEAEPPAWLGYTLSVALVLAAHFGGAPLPAIVAAAGIAFLLQLVLAFPKARPADGALASIGAFVIAWLLGHLILLRSLPGGVEAVLIAFFLTWATDTGAYFAGRSLGKRPLAAPISPKKTLEGSLGGLLAAALVGVVVGPRWFPAVSWAIWLPFSLIVSALGQLGDLAESALKRIAGVKDSGNLIPGHGGVLDRFDSVLWTAPATYYFLRFIEEYLR, from the coding sequence ATGCTCTGGAAACGCGTCGTCAGCGCCCTCATCGGCGTACCGCTCCTGGTCGCTGTCATTTGGGCCGGCGGGTGGGCCATGACAGCCGCTGTGATGGTGCTTGCCGTCGGCGGCTATCATGAATACCTCCAGATGGTCCGGCGGATAGAGGCGGAGCCTCCCGCTTGGTTGGGTTATACCCTCTCTGTGGCGCTCGTCTTGGCTGCCCATTTCGGCGGCGCGCCGCTCCCAGCGATCGTCGCCGCTGCCGGGATCGCCTTTCTGCTCCAACTTGTGCTGGCTTTTCCGAAGGCTAGGCCAGCCGACGGGGCCTTGGCCTCCATCGGCGCCTTTGTCATCGCTTGGCTCCTGGGCCACCTGATCCTGTTGCGCAGTCTGCCCGGCGGCGTCGAGGCGGTGTTGATCGCCTTTTTTCTGACCTGGGCCACCGATACGGGCGCCTACTTCGCCGGCCGATCCCTCGGGAAGCGTCCCTTGGCGGCTCCTATCAGCCCGAAGAAGACCCTGGAGGGTTCCTTGGGCGGCCTGCTTGCAGCGGCGCTCGTCGGTGTCGTCGTCGGTCCACGATGGTTTCCGGCTGTCTCATGGGCGATCTGGCTACCCTTTTCCCTGATCGTCTCCGCTCTGGGGCAACTGGGCGACCTGGCTGAATCGGCCTTGAAACGGATCGCCGGGGTGAAGGACTCGGGGAATCTGATCCCGGGACACGGCGGCGTCCTTGACCGCTTCGACAGCGTCCTCTGGACGGCGCCGGCAACCTATTACTTTTTGCGATTCATTGAGGAGTATCTGCGATGA
- the ytvI gene encoding sporulation integral membrane protein YtvI yields the protein MNDWQHWLGHFLRLAVIALFIGLAYFVIQYALPLTVEVFSRLGVYLLPFLLGAMIALLIEPVVEFLTKKTGLSRGLTTFVTLLLFLGLVSVSLVVIISRLVVEMVTIASSLPSPQFLTNAFTEWTKAVAPYYELIHSSPEIYTTVERIAGEGVVAVKNMAVSGSNYLLDMITSLPSFFTILAFSLVASYFFSRDKGAILQLVYKVVPDDRAVQVRQVIVELGEAFVGFVRAQVILVSITGLLTIIGLYLLDNEYAFTIGILTGIMDLLPILGPGLVFLPWIIWELLSGQFPAAANLSILYGILVLNRQFIEPKVVADSIGLHPLVTLTALYVGLKAFGVIGVIIGPTIVLLLLSMHRAGVFKNFRTR from the coding sequence ATGAACGACTGGCAGCACTGGTTGGGCCATTTCCTGCGCCTGGCCGTTATTGCCCTCTTTATCGGGCTCGCCTATTTCGTCATCCAATACGCACTCCCCCTGACGGTGGAGGTTTTCAGCCGTCTGGGCGTCTACCTGTTGCCTTTCCTGCTGGGGGCCATGATCGCTCTGCTGATTGAACCAGTCGTTGAGTTTTTAACGAAAAAGACAGGCCTTTCGCGGGGATTGACGACCTTTGTGACGCTGTTGCTCTTTCTCGGTCTCGTCAGCGTCAGCCTGGTCGTCATCATCAGCCGCCTCGTCGTCGAGATGGTCACCATCGCATCGAGCCTGCCTTCGCCTCAGTTTCTGACGAACGCCTTCACGGAGTGGACCAAGGCGGTGGCGCCTTATTACGAACTGATTCATTCGTCGCCGGAGATATACACGACGGTGGAGCGGATAGCCGGCGAAGGTGTCGTGGCCGTAAAAAATATGGCTGTTTCCGGGTCCAACTATCTCTTAGACATGATCACGTCGCTGCCGTCTTTTTTCACGATCCTAGCTTTTAGCTTGGTGGCCAGCTACTTCTTCAGCCGCGACAAAGGGGCTATTCTCCAGTTGGTCTACAAGGTCGTGCCTGACGATCGGGCCGTTCAGGTCCGCCAAGTCATCGTGGAACTTGGCGAGGCCTTTGTCGGTTTTGTCCGCGCCCAGGTCATTTTGGTATCCATCACCGGTTTGTTGACGATCATCGGACTTTATCTCCTGGACAATGAATATGCCTTCACCATCGGGATCCTCACGGGGATCATGGACCTGCTGCCGATCCTGGGGCCTGGTCTCGTTTTCCTGCCTTGGATCATCTGGGAACTGCTCTCCGGTCAGTTTCCGGCAGCAGCCAATCTGAGCATCCTTTACGGTATCCTGGTGCTCAATCGCCAGTTTATTGAACCGAAGGTGGTGGCCGACTCCATCGGCTTGCATCCGCTGGTCACCTTGACCGCCCTCTATGTGGGCTTAAAGGCTTTCGGTGTGATCGGGGTCATCATCGGTCCGACCATTGTGCTGCTGCTCCTATCGATGCATCGGGCAGGGGTTTTTAAGAATTTCCGAACGAGGTGA
- a CDS encoding 1-deoxy-D-xylulose-5-phosphate reductoisomerase, with protein sequence MIKRIAILGSTGSIGRQTLEVVDRSEGRLTVQALAAGSNWKELLAQIEIYRPRLAAMMETEAAERLAEALWERGLPIPVVTGEAGLAEAACLPEVDTVVTAVSGAIGLGPTMAAIEAGKEIALANKETLVAAGPLVMAAARRREVTILPVDSEHSAIFQCLQGQDRRLARLILTASGGPFRDKSLEALHQVTPEDALRHPNWRMGPKITIDSASLMNKGLEVIEARWLFDIDFDDIEVLIHPQSIVHSMVEFADGSILSQMGLPDMRLPIQYALTYPERWQTGWPRLDITKTAALTFRRPDLERFPSLELAITAGRTGGSLPAVMNAANEVAVHAFLDHRIGFMDIPRIVREAMEAHEWQKEPDLPAIRQADAWARRFATERVGEGREVSA encoded by the coding sequence TTGATCAAAAGGATTGCCATCTTGGGGTCGACAGGCTCCATCGGTCGACAAACGCTGGAGGTCGTCGATCGGAGTGAAGGTCGCTTGACTGTGCAGGCCCTGGCCGCCGGCAGCAACTGGAAAGAATTGCTTGCTCAGATCGAGATCTATCGGCCGCGCCTGGCGGCAATGATGGAAACAGAGGCGGCGGAACGGCTCGCCGAGGCGCTTTGGGAACGGGGGTTGCCCATCCCTGTCGTGACTGGTGAGGCGGGTCTGGCTGAAGCGGCTTGCCTGCCTGAGGTGGATACGGTCGTCACCGCCGTCAGCGGTGCCATCGGCTTGGGGCCGACGATGGCGGCCATCGAGGCAGGAAAAGAGATCGCCCTGGCCAATAAGGAGACCCTCGTCGCCGCCGGTCCGCTCGTCATGGCAGCGGCGCGCCGCCGCGAGGTGACCATCCTGCCTGTCGACAGTGAGCACTCGGCCATCTTCCAGTGCCTGCAAGGCCAGGACCGCCGCTTGGCGCGCCTGATCCTGACGGCCTCGGGTGGACCCTTCCGGGACAAGAGCCTGGAAGCGTTGCATCAGGTCACGCCGGAAGACGCCCTCCGTCATCCTAACTGGCGCATGGGACCTAAGATCACCATCGACTCGGCCTCGCTGATGAACAAGGGACTGGAGGTGATCGAGGCGCGCTGGCTCTTTGACATCGATTTTGACGACATCGAGGTGCTCATCCATCCCCAGAGCATCGTCCACTCCATGGTCGAGTTTGCCGACGGCTCCATTCTCAGTCAGATGGGCTTGCCTGACATGCGACTGCCCATCCAATACGCCCTCACGTACCCGGAGCGATGGCAGACCGGCTGGCCCCGCCTCGACATAACGAAGACGGCGGCGCTGACCTTCCGGCGGCCCGATCTGGAGCGGTTTCCGTCCTTGGAACTGGCGATCACGGCCGGGCGGACAGGCGGATCCTTGCCTGCCGTCATGAACGCTGCCAACGAGGTGGCTGTCCACGCCTTTTTGGACCATCGGATCGGTTTTATGGATATCCCTCGCATCGTCCGGGAGGCGATGGAGGCCCATGAATGGCAGAAAGAGCCGGACCTGCCGGCGATCCGCCAAGCCGACGCGTGGGCTCGGCGCTTTGCGACGGAACGGGTAGGAGAGGGAAGGGAGGTTTCCGCTTGA
- the rseP gene encoding RIP metalloprotease RseP, which produces MITFLASVFVFGLMIFFHEFGHFAVAKAVGVRVLEFSIGMGPRLFGLRRGPTLYALRLLPVGGFVRMAGMEPGEDGQFPAATSDPGNFNNKTVLQRAAVIFAGSFMNFILAFLLFIYIYTIIGVPTYSNVIGDVLEGKPAHRAGIRPGDRIVAVDGKATANWAELIQEIHPRGGQELTLTVERQGAVRHVKVVPSVDPERNVGQIGITVDDQSVYHEKKGLFTSLKLGIVNTVAITTMILQSIFQMLTGAAPAEVGGPVMIVSEIGKAAQVGLMPLLMLAAVLSINLGLLNLFPIPALDGSRLVFLGLEALRGRPIDPAKESMIHMIGFALLIGLMLLIAYKDVLKLLGGG; this is translated from the coding sequence TTGATCACATTCCTGGCCTCGGTCTTCGTGTTCGGGTTGATGATTTTCTTCCATGAATTTGGACATTTCGCCGTCGCCAAGGCGGTTGGCGTCCGGGTTCTGGAATTCAGCATCGGCATGGGTCCGCGGTTGTTCGGCTTGCGCCGGGGACCCACCCTCTACGCGTTGCGCCTCCTCCCCGTCGGCGGTTTTGTGCGCATGGCCGGTATGGAGCCTGGCGAAGACGGCCAGTTTCCGGCGGCAACGTCCGATCCGGGCAACTTCAACAACAAGACAGTGTTGCAACGGGCGGCGGTGATCTTCGCCGGTTCTTTTATGAACTTCATCCTGGCGTTTTTGCTGTTCATCTACATCTACACCATCATCGGCGTGCCGACCTACTCCAACGTCATCGGCGACGTCCTGGAGGGCAAACCGGCCCATAGAGCCGGCATCCGACCGGGTGATCGCATCGTTGCAGTCGACGGTAAAGCGACCGCCAACTGGGCAGAACTGATCCAGGAGATCCACCCCAGGGGCGGTCAGGAACTGACCCTCACGGTGGAGCGCCAGGGCGCGGTCCGCCATGTTAAAGTCGTTCCGTCTGTCGATCCCGAGCGCAACGTCGGGCAGATCGGGATCACCGTCGATGACCAGTCGGTCTATCACGAGAAAAAGGGACTCTTCACATCGCTGAAGCTCGGTATCGTTAACACCGTCGCCATCACCACCATGATTTTGCAGTCGATCTTTCAGATGCTCACCGGTGCCGCGCCGGCTGAGGTGGGCGGGCCTGTCATGATCGTCAGCGAGATCGGCAAGGCGGCGCAGGTGGGACTGATGCCCCTCTTGATGCTGGCGGCGGTGCTCTCGATCAACCTGGGCTTGCTCAATCTCTTTCCTATCCCTGCCTTGGACGGCAGTCGGCTCGTCTTCCTGGGTCTCGAGGCCCTGCGCGGTCGGCCCATCGACCCGGCCAAGGAGAGCATGATCCATATGATCGGCTTTGCCCTCCTGATCGGGTTGATGCTGCTTATCGCTTATAAAGACGTGCTGAAACTGTTAGGGGGGGGATAA
- the ispG gene encoding flavodoxin-dependent (E)-4-hydroxy-3-methylbut-2-enyl-diphosphate synthase, translated as MEIALPRRKTRRIYVGTVPIGDGAPVSVQSMCNTDTRDAAATLDQISRLVAAGCEIIRVAVPDAQAVEALPAIVQGSPVPVIADIHFDHRLAIGALKAGVQGLRLNPGNIGGAVPVREVLAAARERQVPIRIGVNAGSLEKRLLEKYGGVTPEALVESALGHIGLLEDENYPWMKISLKASSVPLMLAAYQSLAEKVDYPLHIGVTEAGTVRSGIIKSAAGIGALLAQGIGDTLRVSLTGDPLPEVRTGWAILKSLGLRKRGPELISCPTCGRCQVNLTAVAEAVEMALEKETRPIKVAVMGCVVNGPGEAREADVGIAGGNDCGLIFRKGEIVRKVSQAEMVGALLAEIEKLPAQ; from the coding sequence ATGGAAATTGCACTGCCTCGTCGAAAGACCCGCCGTATCTATGTTGGGACTGTTCCTATCGGCGACGGGGCGCCTGTGTCGGTCCAGTCCATGTGCAACACGGACACCCGCGACGCAGCCGCTACACTCGATCAGATCAGCCGTCTCGTTGCCGCCGGTTGCGAGATCATCCGGGTGGCCGTCCCTGACGCCCAGGCTGTTGAGGCGCTCCCCGCCATTGTCCAGGGATCTCCCGTCCCGGTCATCGCTGACATTCACTTCGACCATCGCTTGGCCATCGGCGCTCTCAAGGCCGGTGTGCAAGGCCTGCGACTCAACCCCGGCAATATCGGCGGCGCCGTTCCTGTGCGGGAGGTGCTGGCCGCCGCACGGGAACGGCAGGTTCCCATTCGCATCGGCGTCAACGCCGGTTCTTTGGAAAAAAGGCTCTTGGAGAAGTACGGCGGCGTCACCCCGGAGGCCTTGGTGGAAAGCGCCCTTGGCCACATCGGTCTGCTCGAAGACGAGAACTATCCCTGGATGAAGATCTCCCTTAAAGCCTCCTCGGTGCCACTCATGTTGGCGGCCTATCAGTCGTTGGCTGAAAAAGTCGACTACCCGCTGCACATCGGCGTCACCGAAGCAGGGACGGTCCGCTCCGGCATCATCAAGTCAGCCGCCGGCATCGGTGCTCTCCTCGCTCAGGGGATCGGTGATACCTTGCGCGTCTCCCTGACGGGCGATCCCTTGCCGGAAGTTCGCACAGGTTGGGCGATCCTCAAGTCGTTGGGCCTGCGGAAACGCGGTCCCGAGCTGATCTCCTGTCCGACCTGTGGCCGTTGCCAGGTCAACCTGACTGCCGTCGCCGAGGCGGTCGAGATGGCGCTGGAGAAAGAGACGAGGCCGATCAAGGTGGCTGTCATGGGGTGTGTCGTCAACGGCCCTGGCGAAGCGCGCGAGGCCGATGTGGGCATCGCCGGCGGCAACGACTGCGGTCTCATCTTTCGCAAAGGCGAGATCGTCCGTAAAGTCTCCCAGGCCGAAATGGTGGGGGCTCTGCTGGCGGAGATTGAGAAGTTGCCGGCCCAGTAG
- a CDS encoding proline--tRNA ligase has product MRMSRLFAPTLREIPAEAEVISHQLLLRAGFIRRSSAGVYHYLPLGQRVLQRIMAIVREEMNAAGGQELLMPIIQPAEIWLQSGRWHVYGDELFRLKDRHQRDFCLSPTHEESITDLVKNNVSSYRDLPMLLYHITNKYRDERRPRFGLMRGREFIMKDLYSFDRDEAGLHESYMKMYQAYVNIFRRCGLTFRPVEADPGAIGGTGGSHEFMVLAESGEAEIVYCDACDYAANTEKAECKPQVTPGLPPLPVEQVATPDQKTIEEVCNFLKVAPADTIKTMVFRADDDLVMALIRGDREINEVKLKNLLGCLDLRMATEEECREVSPGGAGFLGPVGIEEIPIYADPEVMAMTRAVAGANAPGAHLIHVCPGRDFTVIATADLRLVQAGEPCPQCGAPLKKARGIEVGQVFKLGTKYSKALNCTFLDEKGQENLMVMGCYGVGVSRTMAAAIEQNHDDNGIVWPMAIAPFQVLVVPVSNKDAAQMEAAEAIYKELIAKGVDTLLDDRPERAGVKFKDADLIGIPVRITVGNKLASDGVVEVKLRRGGEQFTASREDVVAQVQALIREQMEATPVS; this is encoded by the coding sequence GTGCGCATGTCGCGACTTTTTGCCCCCACTTTGCGGGAAATACCGGCGGAAGCCGAAGTCATCAGCCATCAATTGCTGCTGCGGGCCGGCTTCATCCGTCGCTCCTCAGCCGGCGTGTACCACTACCTCCCGTTGGGTCAACGGGTGCTTCAGCGGATCATGGCTATCGTCCGCGAGGAGATGAACGCTGCCGGCGGACAGGAACTGCTGATGCCGATCATCCAGCCGGCGGAGATCTGGCTCCAGTCAGGCCGCTGGCACGTCTATGGCGACGAACTCTTCCGTCTGAAAGATCGGCATCAGCGCGATTTCTGCCTTAGCCCGACCCATGAGGAGAGCATCACCGATCTGGTCAAAAACAACGTCTCCTCCTACCGGGACCTGCCGATGCTGCTCTATCACATCACCAACAAGTATCGGGACGAGCGTCGCCCCCGCTTCGGCCTGATGCGAGGCCGCGAATTCATCATGAAGGACCTCTACTCCTTTGATCGCGACGAAGCGGGTTTGCATGAATCTTACATGAAAATGTACCAGGCTTATGTGAACATATTCCGCCGCTGCGGCCTCACCTTCCGCCCTGTTGAGGCCGATCCGGGCGCCATCGGCGGCACCGGCGGCTCCCATGAGTTCATGGTCCTCGCCGAATCGGGCGAGGCGGAGATCGTCTATTGTGACGCCTGCGATTACGCCGCCAATACGGAGAAGGCCGAGTGCAAACCTCAGGTGACGCCGGGTCTGCCGCCGCTGCCGGTGGAGCAGGTGGCCACGCCGGATCAGAAGACGATCGAAGAGGTCTGCAACTTCCTCAAAGTCGCCCCGGCAGACACGATCAAGACAATGGTCTTCCGCGCTGACGACGACCTCGTCATGGCGCTGATCCGCGGCGACCGGGAGATCAATGAAGTCAAGCTGAAAAACCTCCTCGGCTGCCTCGATCTCCGCATGGCCACTGAGGAAGAATGTCGGGAGGTCAGCCCTGGCGGCGCCGGTTTCCTTGGCCCTGTTGGCATCGAGGAGATCCCCATTTACGCCGATCCTGAGGTGATGGCAATGACGCGGGCCGTCGCCGGTGCCAATGCGCCGGGCGCCCATCTGATTCATGTCTGCCCTGGGAGGGACTTCACCGTCATAGCGACGGCCGATCTGCGACTCGTTCAGGCGGGTGAACCTTGTCCCCAGTGCGGTGCTCCCCTCAAAAAGGCCCGCGGCATCGAGGTGGGTCAGGTCTTCAAGCTGGGCACCAAATACTCGAAGGCCCTGAACTGCACCTTCCTCGACGAAAAAGGCCAGGAAAACCTGATGGTGATGGGCTGCTACGGCGTCGGCGTCAGCCGCACCATGGCGGCTGCCATCGAGCAGAACCATGATGACAACGGCATCGTCTGGCCCATGGCCATTGCCCCCTTTCAGGTCCTCGTCGTGCCCGTCTCGAACAAAGACGCCGCCCAGATGGAGGCTGCTGAGGCCATTTATAAGGAACTTATTGCCAAGGGCGTCGACACATTGCTCGATGACCGGCCCGAACGAGCCGGCGTCAAGTTCAAGGACGCTGACCTGATCGGCATCCCTGTCCGCATCACCGTCGGTAACAAGCTGGCCAGTGACGGTGTGGTGGAGGTCAAGCTGCGCCGAGGCGGCGAGCAGTTCACTGCCTCCCGGGAGGACGTGGTTGCCCAGGTGCAGGCGCTGATCCGGGAGCAAATGGAAGCGACGCCCGTTAGTTAA
- a CDS encoding glycosyltransferase family 2 protein, with amino-acid sequence MKGGFQNTPLGPITDQEVKLLSLSVIIPAYNEERTVADVVRAALASPYRDDVIVVNDGSEDQTASQAQAAGARVLELPENSGKGAAMKAGALAAYHPVLLFLDADLIGLRPEHIVHLARPVLENKADMAVGIFEQGRSATDLAQMVAPYLSGQRAIKKEILLDVYALADTRYGVEVAITRHFRDRPHLRSQVVFLFGLTHRMKEEKLGLVEGFKARMKMYWEVGSVILERERRTDRRG; translated from the coding sequence ATGAAGGGCGGCTTTCAAAACACACCGCTCGGCCCTATTACTGACCAAGAGGTGAAGCTTTTGTCTCTCTCCGTGATCATTCCGGCTTATAATGAGGAACGCACTGTGGCTGACGTTGTTCGAGCCGCTCTTGCTTCTCCTTATCGGGATGACGTGATCGTCGTCAACGACGGCTCGGAGGATCAAACGGCATCACAGGCGCAGGCGGCCGGCGCCCGGGTGCTTGAACTTCCCGAAAACAGCGGCAAGGGCGCCGCCATGAAGGCCGGCGCCCTTGCCGCTTATCATCCGGTGTTGCTTTTTCTTGACGCCGACTTGATCGGCCTTCGGCCGGAACACATCGTCCACCTGGCTAGACCCGTATTAGAAAACAAGGCAGATATGGCTGTCGGCATCTTCGAACAGGGTCGCTCGGCGACCGACCTTGCCCAGATGGTGGCGCCCTACCTGTCAGGACAGCGGGCGATCAAAAAAGAGATCCTTTTGGATGTGTATGCCTTGGCCGATACCCGCTATGGTGTGGAGGTAGCCATAACCCGCCATTTCCGGGACCGTCCCCACCTGCGCAGCCAAGTGGTCTTCCTGTTCGGGCTGACACATCGCATGAAGGAAGAGAAGCTGGGGTTGGTCGAGGGATTCAAGGCGCGGATGAAGATGTACTGGGAGGTCGGTTCGGTTATCCTGGAGCGTGAGCGCAGGACTGACAGAAGAGGGTAA
- a CDS encoding IS1182-like element ISHmo2 family transposase gives MFRFDVDPQVSFYDFAALWDQLVPADSVFRLFRELAPLLIQPEDFTGLYCLDNGRPSHAARQMTMACMLQEMLGETDRGMEAQTRVNIEVKFALGMALDEPGIDHANFGVHRQRLIQKELDKVYLDRFIRLMYYLGVLTGKEPWITDTTHVIAPISAPTTIELIRQAMRLLVRLLAKQYSVPWHAIPHAPRAVRYLETVTEVKEHNLDDKAKMERLVEVVSEADELLAYVESSEASWKKKPDVIHYALLLCRILRERIIRKDDGTLEIAPGGSVKDMIVSAVDSEARFGCKGKTKWRGYKMAIVEVGNSGFIAAAEAMKANDYDGSSLVPLADQLPTDCVENPTIIGDTHYGAGDDRVTLKEKGIDVVAPLSPKTKCDILAGEGFQVSEDQTQLICPRGKVITTYSEVADGKNFVLRAKDHDCKHCPRYTTCFKEKKHRRTIFIHNAYGVMLEAAKHSQTKIYKEQMRLRSRIEAKQNELVNRYGLRRVRRIGKRNLAYAARLSALAANFQKLNRLRNDKNATMVLEVSALRGVAFKKAA, from the coding sequence TTGTTTCGATTCGATGTGGACCCCCAAGTTAGCTTTTACGACTTTGCAGCCCTCTGGGACCAACTTGTGCCTGCCGATTCCGTCTTTCGCCTGTTTCGTGAATTGGCGCCCCTATTAATACAACCGGAGGATTTTACAGGTCTCTATTGCCTTGACAACGGACGTCCCAGTCATGCGGCCCGGCAGATGACGATGGCCTGCATGTTACAGGAAATGCTGGGCGAAACAGACCGGGGGATGGAAGCACAGACACGTGTGAACATCGAGGTCAAGTTTGCGTTAGGAATGGCCCTCGATGAACCGGGCATTGATCACGCCAATTTTGGCGTCCACCGGCAACGGCTCATCCAAAAGGAACTTGATAAGGTCTATCTCGATCGCTTTATCCGGTTGATGTACTACCTGGGCGTTTTGACAGGGAAAGAACCTTGGATAACGGACACGACCCATGTCATAGCTCCCATCAGTGCCCCCACGACCATCGAACTGATCCGCCAAGCCATGCGCCTGTTGGTGCGTCTTTTGGCGAAGCAATACAGTGTTCCATGGCATGCAATCCCCCATGCCCCTCGGGCGGTACGTTACCTGGAAACAGTGACGGAAGTGAAAGAGCATAACCTGGACGATAAGGCCAAAATGGAACGGCTTGTTGAAGTGGTCAGCGAGGCTGACGAACTGCTGGCCTACGTGGAGTCATCGGAGGCTTCGTGGAAGAAGAAGCCCGATGTCATTCATTACGCCCTTTTGCTTTGCCGTATCCTCCGTGAACGAATCATTCGGAAAGATGATGGAACTCTTGAGATAGCCCCCGGCGGTTCTGTCAAAGATATGATAGTTTCGGCTGTAGACAGCGAAGCCCGTTTCGGTTGTAAGGGCAAGACGAAATGGCGCGGGTATAAGATGGCCATCGTCGAAGTCGGAAATTCCGGATTTATCGCCGCCGCCGAGGCCATGAAAGCCAACGACTATGACGGCTCCAGTCTGGTGCCGTTAGCGGATCAGCTTCCCACCGATTGTGTAGAAAACCCGACGATCATTGGAGATACCCACTATGGTGCGGGCGATGACCGTGTCACCCTCAAGGAAAAAGGCATTGACGTAGTGGCGCCACTTTCACCAAAGACAAAATGTGATATCCTCGCGGGCGAGGGATTTCAAGTTTCCGAAGACCAAACACAACTGATCTGCCCGAGAGGAAAAGTCATCACCACCTATTCGGAAGTGGCAGATGGGAAGAACTTCGTGCTTCGCGCCAAGGACCATGATTGCAAGCACTGCCCTCGTTACACGACCTGTTTTAAAGAAAAGAAACATCGGCGCACGATTTTTATTCACAACGCCTATGGTGTCATGCTCGAGGCGGCAAAGCACTCCCAAACGAAAATCTATAAGGAACAGATGCGTCTTCGCAGCCGCATCGAAGCCAAGCAAAATGAACTGGTCAACCGTTACGGACTGCGCCGGGTTCGCCGTATCGGAAAACGAAATCTGGCTTATGCCGCCCGGCTCAGCGCGTTAGCGGCGAACTTTCAAAAACTCAACCGTCTACGAAATGATAAGAATGCAACCATGGTGTTGGAGGTGAGTGCCTTACGCGGTGTTGCTTTCAAAAAAGCCGCATAA